A genomic window from Prochlorococcus sp. RS04 includes:
- the dcd gene encoding dCTP deaminase, protein MLKNDLWINQKASEGMIKPFQSNLVRHLEPDNKQKPVLSYGCSSYGYDLRLSSKEFLIFRHIPGTVMNPKKFNPNNLEKTVLHHDKDGDFFILPAHSYGLGVALEKMKVPENITVICIGKSTYARLGIIVNTTPAEAGWEGHLTLEFSNSSGADCRIYAEEGICQLLFFEGDPCSTTYEDRRGKYQNQPEKVTLAKI, encoded by the coding sequence ATGCTAAAAAATGATCTCTGGATAAATCAAAAAGCTTCGGAAGGTATGATTAAACCCTTTCAATCAAATTTGGTGAGACATCTTGAGCCTGACAATAAACAAAAGCCAGTTTTGAGTTACGGATGTTCCTCTTATGGCTATGATTTAAGACTTTCATCTAAAGAATTCCTAATTTTCAGACATATCCCTGGGACTGTGATGAACCCCAAAAAGTTTAATCCCAATAATTTAGAGAAAACTGTTCTTCACCATGATAAAGATGGAGACTTTTTCATTCTTCCTGCTCACTCCTATGGTTTAGGAGTTGCTTTAGAAAAGATGAAAGTTCCAGAAAATATTACTGTAATTTGTATAGGCAAGAGTACTTACGCCCGACTTGGAATTATTGTTAATACAACGCCCGCAGAGGCAGGGTGGGAAGGTCATTTAACTTTAGAATTTAGTAATAGTTCTGGTGCAGATTGCAGAATTTATGCTGAAGAGGGTATTTGCCAACTACTCTTTTTTGAAGGTGATCCGTGCTCTACAACCTACGAAGATAGAAGAGGTAAATATCAAAACCAACCAGAAAAAGTAACTCTTGCAAAGATCTGA
- a CDS encoding thioredoxin domain-containing protein has product MQSESREQILKTNLKTILILIISIVIISLFLFRNFFFKSTYLLKSFGELSVDPEIAFTNNKPTFLEFYAEWCEVCKEMAPKVSAFKDEYEKDINFVFLNVDNKKWGNYIQKFAVNGIPQVNLFDEKGNLISTFIGKQDEIKIRKSINNLKKEEKPYEEIINSEFSIIQENKNNEVNPRSHG; this is encoded by the coding sequence GTGCAATCTGAGAGTCGAGAGCAAATTTTAAAAACAAATTTAAAAACAATACTTATTTTAATTATATCTATTGTTATCATTTCACTTTTTTTGTTTAGAAATTTCTTTTTTAAATCAACTTATCTTCTAAAGAGTTTTGGAGAATTGTCCGTTGACCCTGAAATAGCTTTTACAAATAATAAGCCTACATTTCTGGAATTTTATGCTGAGTGGTGCGAAGTTTGCAAAGAAATGGCTCCAAAAGTTTCTGCTTTTAAAGATGAATACGAAAAAGATATTAATTTTGTTTTTTTAAATGTTGATAATAAAAAATGGGGTAATTACATCCAGAAATTTGCTGTCAACGGGATTCCTCAAGTTAATCTTTTTGATGAAAAGGGTAATCTAATATCTACTTTTATTGGTAAACAAGATGAAATAAAAATAAGAAAATCTATTAATAATTTAAAAAAAGAAGAGAAACCTTATGAGGAAATTATTAATTCTGAATTTTCAATAATACAAGAAAATAAAAACAATGAGGTTAATCCCCGCAGTCATGGATGA
- the thyX gene encoding FAD-dependent thymidylate synthase, whose translation MSKVELISLTPDAEKTMAYIARVSNPKNQENEDYSKLLSYCIKNEHWSVFEQSFMTLQIETNRGIAAQILRHRSFTFQEFSQRYADSSQLGNIPLPDLRRQDFKNRQNSIPDLPDELKKRFNEKISLHFQAASELYEDLLAEGVAKECARFVLPLATPTRIYMSGSCRSWIHYIHLRSAHGTQKEHMSIAQNCKSIFKKSFPIVSKSLEW comes from the coding sequence ATGAGTAAAGTTGAACTAATTTCGCTAACTCCTGATGCAGAAAAAACAATGGCTTACATTGCAAGAGTTAGTAATCCAAAAAATCAGGAAAATGAAGACTATTCTAAATTATTGAGTTATTGCATTAAAAACGAACATTGGAGTGTTTTTGAACAATCATTTATGACCTTGCAAATAGAAACTAACAGAGGAATAGCTGCCCAAATTTTAAGACACAGATCATTTACTTTCCAGGAATTTTCACAGAGATATGCAGATAGTTCTCAATTGGGAAATATCCCTTTACCAGACCTAAGGCGTCAAGATTTTAAAAACAGGCAAAATTCAATTCCCGATCTCCCCGATGAATTAAAAAAAAGATTCAATGAAAAAATAAGTTTACATTTTCAGGCTGCTTCAGAATTATATGAAGATTTACTTGCTGAAGGCGTAGCCAAAGAATGTGCAAGATTTGTTTTACCATTAGCAACTCCAACAAGAATCTATATGTCTGGATCATGCAGATCGTGGATCCATTATATTCATTTAAGATCAGCTCACGGCACCCAAAAAGAACACATGTCTATAGCCCAAAATTGCAAGTCTATTTTTAAAAAAAGTTTTCCGATTGTATCAAAATCTTTAGAATGGTAA